In the Leptospiraceae bacterium genome, one interval contains:
- the fabG gene encoding 3-oxoacyl-ACP reductase FabG — translation MAKQFSEKVAIVTGTASPRGLGRAIVNKIAEEGGNLVLIDLKQEDCDKAAKETSDTYGVKAIGVACNIAKAEDCENVINKTKEVFGRLDFLVNNAGVLKDTLIMRMSEQDWDFVMDVNLKGAFLMTKAATKLILKAPSGRIVNISSISGLLGQAGQANYSSSKAGLIGLTKVCAREFSSRGVLVNAICPGYVQTDMTSALSEDIQKMLKEMVPLKRAATPNDIAGAVKFFLSDDASYVTGTVLRVDGGTAIGL, via the coding sequence ATGGCAAAGCAATTTTCAGAAAAAGTAGCAATCGTAACAGGTACTGCATCTCCAAGAGGACTTGGGAGAGCGATCGTAAATAAAATTGCAGAAGAAGGAGGAAACCTCGTTCTTATAGATTTAAAACAGGAAGACTGCGACAAGGCAGCGAAAGAGACTTCGGACACTTATGGAGTCAAAGCAATTGGAGTGGCTTGTAATATTGCAAAGGCAGAAGATTGCGAAAATGTTATCAATAAAACAAAAGAAGTATTCGGTAGGTTGGACTTTCTTGTGAACAACGCTGGGGTGTTGAAAGACACACTTATTATGAGAATGTCCGAACAAGACTGGGATTTTGTAATGGATGTAAATTTAAAAGGTGCATTTTTAATGACAAAGGCCGCAACAAAACTTATTCTTAAAGCTCCTTCAGGAAGAATAGTAAACATCTCTTCTATTTCAGGGCTACTTGGTCAAGCCGGACAAGCCAATTATTCTTCTTCCAAAGCAGGTCTTATTGGTCTTACAAAAGTATGCGCTAGGGAATTTTCTTCGAGAGGTGTTTTAGTGAATGCAATTTGCCCAGGGTATGTTCAGACAGATATGACAAGCGCTCTATCTGAGGACATACAAAAAATGTTAAAGGAAATGGTTCCTCTAAAAAGAGCTGCTACTCCAAATGATATTGCAGGGGCAGTAAAATTTTTCTTGAGTGATGATGCGTCCTACGTCACAGGCACTGTGCTTCGTGTTGACGGCGGTACTGCAATCGGTTTATAA
- a CDS encoding thiolase domain-containing protein, producing the protein MREVAIIGAYQTKHGNHSDKVLRELVTEAGNGAIKDSGIDRKEIQAVYVGNYAGNEFNNQNTMASYAATVLGIGNVPAFRLEGACASGGLAMREGFLAVANGVYDTVLVLGVEKMNTKDPETTMGIVAKGQDFEFEGGFCISGPSGFALNAVRHMHEFGTTKEMLSTVAEKNYFHGSKNPYAHKQKAIPLKNIMNARMVTTPLGFHDMSLVTDASAAVVITTKEKAKSISKKPVLIKGSGIGGDYFTLAMKETSVAFPATIRAANEAFKMSGLKREDINVLECHDCFTITEIINIEDLGFVDKGKGGPFTMDGNTRLGGKLPVNTSGGLKAKGHPIGATGVGQVVEMTFQLREESGERQVNGARTALTHVLGGPGAVCAVHILQRDF; encoded by the coding sequence ATGAGAGAAGTTGCGATTATTGGTGCATACCAAACGAAACATGGAAACCACAGCGACAAGGTATTGAGAGAGCTTGTTACGGAAGCCGGAAATGGTGCGATTAAAGACTCTGGAATAGACAGAAAAGAAATTCAAGCTGTCTATGTAGGCAATTATGCCGGCAACGAATTCAATAATCAAAATACAATGGCCTCGTACGCAGCCACAGTTCTTGGTATCGGAAATGTACCAGCATTTAGATTAGAAGGAGCTTGTGCGTCAGGCGGTCTTGCTATGAGAGAAGGATTTCTTGCGGTAGCCAACGGTGTCTATGACACTGTGTTAGTTCTTGGAGTAGAAAAAATGAATACTAAAGACCCTGAGACTACAATGGGAATTGTAGCCAAGGGACAAGACTTTGAATTTGAAGGCGGGTTTTGTATTTCAGGTCCATCCGGTTTTGCATTAAACGCTGTTCGTCACATGCACGAGTTTGGAACTACCAAAGAAATGCTTTCTACTGTTGCTGAAAAAAACTATTTCCACGGCAGTAAAAATCCTTACGCCCACAAACAAAAAGCAATTCCTCTAAAAAATATTATGAACGCAAGAATGGTCACTACTCCTCTCGGATTCCATGATATGTCTTTAGTTACGGATGCGTCCGCAGCGGTAGTAATCACCACAAAAGAAAAAGCAAAATCTATTTCCAAGAAGCCTGTACTTATCAAAGGCTCTGGCATAGGTGGAGATTATTTCACTCTTGCAATGAAAGAAACCTCAGTAGCTTTTCCTGCCACCATTCGTGCTGCTAACGAAGCATTCAAAATGTCTGGATTAAAAAGAGAAGATATAAACGTTTTAGAATGCCATGACTGCTTTACGATTACAGAGATCATAAATATTGAAGACCTCGGTTTTGTTGATAAAGGAAAAGGCGGCCCATTCACTATGGATGGAAACACAAGACTTGGAGGTAAACTTCCGGTAAATACTTCCGGTGGGCTAAAGGCAAAAGGTCATCCAATTGGTGCAACAGGTGTTGGTCAGGTAGTAGAAATGACTTTTCAACTTAGAGAAGAGTCTGGAGAAAGACAAGTCAACGGGGCGAGAACTGCACTCACTCACGTCCTTGGAGGGCCAGGGGCAGTCTGTGCAGTGCATATTTTACAGAGGGATTTTTAA
- a CDS encoding OB-fold domain-containing protein: MNELKGKICNSCGFHSLDPSFACMKCGSDSLSEYTFNGNGKIYTFTVVMVGFGHLAEKAPYVLAVVELKEGLKVITIIEDIENDKAKIDFPVKFKRLDEKSGPIFQPA, translated from the coding sequence ATGAACGAATTGAAAGGAAAAATTTGTAACTCTTGCGGATTTCATTCACTCGATCCGTCTTTTGCTTGTATGAAATGTGGTAGCGATTCTTTAAGCGAATACACTTTTAACGGAAACGGAAAAATCTACACATTTACAGTCGTAATGGTCGGGTTTGGTCACTTAGCAGAAAAGGCACCTTACGTACTTGCGGTTGTAGAATTGAAAGAAGGCTTAAAAGTAATTACTATAATCGAAGACATCGAAAACGATAAAGCCAAGATTGATTTTCCTGTGAAGTTCAAAAGACTTGACGAAAAGTCAGGACCCATTTTTCAGCCGGCCTAA
- the rnk gene encoding nucleoside diphosphate kinase regulator, translating into MTKRICITENDMKKLKELVNSPTTDSSLRKYQLELEAELKKAKIVKPEEVSSDTITMHSEILLKDMNTEEETTYRIVYPDQSDTEKGYVSILAPIGTALLGYSVGDIIEWKVPGGLAKWKVVKINYQPEASGDFHL; encoded by the coding sequence ATGACAAAACGTATTTGTATTACTGAAAACGACATGAAAAAACTAAAAGAGTTAGTAAACTCACCCACAACTGATTCTTCTTTGAGAAAGTACCAGTTAGAACTTGAAGCCGAATTAAAAAAAGCCAAGATTGTAAAACCAGAAGAGGTTTCATCGGATACAATTACCATGCACTCTGAAATTCTTTTAAAGGATATGAACACAGAAGAAGAAACAACTTATAGAATAGTTTATCCTGACCAGTCTGACACTGAAAAAGGTTACGTGTCTATCCTTGCACCCATAGGTACAGCTCTTCTTGGATACAGCGTTGGGGATATTATAGAATGGAAGGTTCCGGGGGGATTAGCAAAATGGAAAGTTGTGAAGATTAATTATCAACCGGAAGCGTCAGGCGATTTTCATCTCTGA
- a CDS encoding FAD-dependent oxidoreductase, with protein sequence MKMNRLNFLKNSSIAILALTTKKVHSEDNSIFNTSAKKKETITIIGGGLSGLYSAYILGKAGIKTTLIEGGERYGGRILSYREGSDFIGELGGEWITTDQKNMLGLVKELDLKAVAHNVQKEIVYSKENRPSELSQQTKQALKKIFGMYRGMSVKQKHGLDKIDIYNYLKYQDIANDDLNFIEMKYRMKYGESIRSVSANGFFSDFSNLEFHPKTVFRIDGGNDNIIEKLLSNLHDSEKILNDPVTEVDQRNGKVKVKTKSGKVIESDTCIVTVPPALVSKIKWTPDLPREKKLASVLIKNSRAAKLLVLTKGREFGEGEIHFMNAPLQKVYFSEINSKEINLLNGLSIGDASELFYEGKQSYLKELVAISMKRYSLEEIFEIEKVISKVWQSEPLINGAFTIFPSGSLDAKESLRSPFNRVFFAGEALADENGSMNSCIVSAIGAVNML encoded by the coding sequence ATGAAAATGAATCGATTGAATTTTTTAAAGAATTCTTCTATTGCCATACTTGCCCTAACAACTAAGAAAGTTCATTCAGAAGACAATTCTATTTTTAATACGAGTGCAAAAAAGAAAGAAACTATTACAATAATTGGGGGAGGTCTGTCGGGGTTGTACTCTGCTTATATACTCGGTAAGGCAGGTATAAAAACAACTTTGATCGAAGGAGGCGAGCGTTACGGAGGAAGAATTCTTTCATATAGAGAGGGCTCTGATTTTATTGGAGAATTGGGTGGGGAATGGATAACAACCGATCAAAAAAATATGCTTGGTCTTGTAAAAGAATTAGATTTGAAAGCTGTGGCGCATAACGTCCAAAAAGAAATTGTGTATAGTAAGGAAAATCGACCTTCTGAATTGAGTCAACAAACCAAACAAGCCTTAAAGAAAATTTTTGGGATGTATAGAGGAATGTCCGTAAAACAAAAGCACGGTTTGGATAAGATTGATATATACAACTATTTGAAATATCAAGATATTGCAAACGACGACTTGAACTTCATTGAAATGAAATATCGCATGAAGTATGGAGAGAGTATAAGGAGTGTCTCTGCCAATGGATTTTTTTCAGACTTTTCCAATTTAGAATTTCATCCTAAGACCGTTTTTAGAATAGATGGCGGAAATGACAATATTATTGAAAAGTTACTTTCTAATTTACACGATTCCGAAAAAATTTTAAATGACCCGGTAACTGAAGTAGATCAAAGAAATGGTAAAGTAAAAGTAAAAACAAAGTCGGGGAAGGTAATCGAATCGGATACTTGCATTGTTACTGTTCCTCCAGCTTTGGTTTCCAAAATTAAGTGGACACCGGATCTTCCGAGAGAAAAAAAACTCGCATCAGTTCTTATAAAAAATAGCCGAGCCGCGAAACTTCTTGTTTTAACCAAGGGAAGAGAATTTGGAGAAGGAGAAATTCATTTTATGAATGCACCACTTCAAAAAGTTTATTTTTCTGAAATCAATTCAAAAGAAATAAATTTGTTGAATGGACTTAGTATCGGAGATGCTTCTGAACTTTTTTATGAAGGAAAACAAAGCTATCTGAAAGAATTGGTTGCTATTTCTATGAAACGATATTCCTTAGAAGAAATTTTTGAAATAGAGAAAGTAATCTCAAAAGTATGGCAGAGCGAACCTTTGATAAATGGTGCGTTTACAATCTTTCCATCTGGCTCTCTCGATGCAAAAGAGAGTCTCAGAAGTCCCTTTAACAGAGTATTTTTTGCAGGAGAGGCACTTGCAGATGAAAATGGCTCGATGAATTCATGTATTGTTTCAGCCATTGGAGCAGTGAACATGCTATGA
- a CDS encoding apolipoprotein N-acyltransferase, translating into MENLYSRFRKFKKTKVFNIFCYIWVALFSTLSFAPYHLTHFVWIAPFGLFWLEEKYIGKTKKLIFHGIMVSLFFCTFSFFWINHLLVVFGNFPFFLAFPIFLIYAAVFNLKFPFFLIVFSYFTRKLGRHHTLIAGFVALLSEFFTFQLFPWYWGNLAAGNILLAQTAEYASAYGLTFLIFIVSYCIYNLNIMRLEKFILHKKKRILYLKFLSFPIFLFVFFLSSGFALYNKWSNISPKFQKQVLMIQPDAPLEFRDGRSVKETMENLMLRIEELIDVGSREKKPDIVVLPESGVPFFSTNKTPATTMFRPSYWERFESLIYLTSQKYKANVFFNEIDASFAGGEINQNALRYHNSSVLYDPNGQRGEYYRKSYLLAFGEYIPFGETFEFLYDLIPQVGRFIPGERQNLITYFHTKNSEKTFKKKHIQWQETSSLGLNSLREYYKDNISVTERAGKFLPLICYEVIIPEFVRRFVQLEDPDFILNVTNDKWYGKSVETYEHLDLARLRSIELRKWMVRSTNSGTSVFVDHLGRIVDNKFTGQETSEYYSKTIDIIKERPTFYALYGNLLLWIFLSIAFIYYLHSVYISKKLH; encoded by the coding sequence ATAGAGAACTTGTATTCTCGTTTTCGTAAATTTAAGAAGACGAAGGTATTTAATATATTTTGTTATATATGGGTTGCACTATTTTCTACACTATCTTTTGCGCCATACCACCTAACGCACTTTGTTTGGATTGCTCCTTTTGGTTTGTTTTGGTTGGAAGAGAAATACATAGGGAAAACCAAAAAACTAATATTTCACGGAATTATGGTTTCTTTGTTTTTTTGTACATTTTCTTTTTTTTGGATAAATCACCTACTAGTAGTATTCGGTAATTTTCCTTTCTTTCTTGCTTTCCCGATTTTTCTAATCTATGCAGCAGTGTTCAACTTAAAGTTTCCTTTTTTTCTGATTGTATTTTCTTATTTTACGCGAAAGCTTGGAAGGCACCACACTCTAATTGCTGGATTTGTTGCGCTGTTGTCAGAATTTTTTACATTTCAATTATTTCCTTGGTATTGGGGAAATTTAGCAGCAGGAAATATATTATTGGCTCAGACAGCTGAATACGCCAGTGCTTACGGATTGACTTTTCTTATTTTTATAGTCTCTTATTGTATTTACAATTTGAATATTATGAGATTAGAAAAATTCATTCTACACAAGAAGAAAAGAATTCTTTATCTGAAATTTTTGTCCTTCCCTATATTTCTATTTGTATTTTTCCTAAGCTCAGGGTTTGCACTTTACAATAAATGGTCTAATATCTCTCCAAAATTTCAAAAACAAGTTTTAATGATTCAGCCGGATGCTCCTCTCGAATTTAGAGATGGGCGTTCTGTAAAAGAAACAATGGAAAACCTAATGCTAAGAATTGAAGAGTTGATCGATGTAGGATCAAGAGAGAAAAAACCTGATATTGTAGTATTGCCTGAGTCAGGTGTTCCATTTTTTTCAACAAACAAAACTCCTGCAACTACTATGTTTCGACCAAGCTATTGGGAAAGGTTTGAGTCTTTGATTTATCTTACTTCTCAAAAATACAAAGCGAACGTATTTTTCAACGAGATAGATGCTAGTTTTGCCGGTGGTGAGATCAATCAGAATGCCTTACGTTATCACAACAGTTCTGTTTTGTATGACCCGAATGGTCAAAGAGGTGAGTATTATAGGAAATCTTATTTGCTTGCGTTTGGCGAATATATTCCTTTTGGAGAAACGTTTGAATTTTTATATGATCTGATTCCGCAAGTGGGAAGATTTATACCCGGGGAAAGACAAAATTTAATCACGTACTTCCACACAAAAAACTCTGAAAAAACTTTTAAGAAAAAACATATCCAGTGGCAGGAAACAAGCTCACTCGGTCTGAATTCCTTGCGAGAGTATTATAAAGATAATATTTCAGTAACTGAAAGAGCGGGAAAGTTTTTGCCTTTGATTTGTTATGAAGTAATTATTCCTGAATTTGTCAGAAGGTTTGTACAATTGGAAGACCCTGATTTTATCTTGAATGTTACAAACGATAAGTGGTATGGAAAGTCAGTAGAAACTTATGAGCATCTCGATTTAGCAAGACTTCGATCTATTGAGTTAAGAAAATGGATGGTTCGCTCTACAAATTCAGGAACGTCAGTATTTGTAGATCACCTGGGTAGAATTGTAGATAATAAATTCACAGGTCAAGAGACAAGCGAATACTATTCTAAAACTATTGATATAATTAAAGAACGACCTACTTTTTATGCACTGTATGGGAATTTGCTTTTGTGGATATTTCTATCTATTGCCTTTATCTATTATTTGCATTCTGTTTATATTTCAAAAAAACTCCACTAA
- the trpS gene encoding tryptophan--tRNA ligase codes for MRILSGIQPSGKLHLGNYFSMMKKMIEYQNSSDLFCFIANLHSLTSFTDRKTLEENTIDAVCDFLALGIDPEKSTFWIQSDVQLVTELTWYLSMCITESKLSLAHSYKDKIAKGIQPSGGLFMYPILMAADILAFNSDRVPVGKDQKQHLEYTRDIGIRFNQEFGETFKIPEPEIDESTAIVPGVDGQKMSKSYGNTINIFDTEDKLKKSVMSIVSDSAGVDEAKNPENSVIFSIYSLFLNSQEEEELRDRFLTPGLKYGDIKKELFSKIMDYFLPFRKKREMIAEDKKLIQEILQIGSKKAINAALPQLEKARQNLGLKGHL; via the coding sequence ATGAGAATATTATCAGGAATTCAGCCATCAGGCAAACTTCATCTCGGAAACTATTTTTCCATGATGAAAAAAATGATAGAGTATCAAAACAGTTCAGACCTGTTTTGCTTTATTGCCAATCTTCATTCTTTGACTTCTTTTACTGATCGTAAAACTTTAGAAGAAAATACCATAGACGCAGTTTGTGATTTTCTAGCTTTGGGAATTGACCCGGAGAAGTCAACCTTTTGGATTCAGTCTGACGTACAATTAGTTACCGAACTAACTTGGTATTTGAGTATGTGTATTACAGAGAGTAAATTATCTCTGGCTCACTCGTACAAAGATAAAATTGCAAAAGGGATTCAGCCTTCTGGTGGGTTATTTATGTATCCGATACTAATGGCGGCAGATATACTTGCGTTTAATTCAGATAGAGTCCCTGTAGGGAAGGATCAAAAGCAACACTTGGAATACACTCGTGATATTGGAATTCGGTTCAATCAGGAATTTGGAGAAACTTTTAAAATCCCGGAGCCGGAAATTGATGAGTCAACTGCGATAGTACCGGGAGTGGATGGGCAAAAAATGTCTAAGTCCTATGGAAATACGATTAATATTTTTGATACTGAGGATAAACTAAAGAAATCTGTTATGTCTATTGTTTCTGATTCTGCGGGTGTAGATGAGGCAAAAAATCCGGAGAACAGTGTAATATTTTCTATTTACTCATTGTTTTTAAATTCACAAGAAGAAGAGGAATTAAGGGACAGATTTTTAACTCCCGGTTTAAAATACGGAGATATAAAAAAAGAATTATTTTCTAAAATTATGGACTACTTTTTACCCTTCCGAAAAAAAAGAGAAATGATTGCAGAAGATAAAAAATTAATTCAGGAAATATTGCAAATAGGCTCTAAAAAAGCAATTAACGCGGCACTACCTCAACTCGAAAAGGCAAGACAAAACTTAGGATTAAAAGGGCATCTGTAG
- a CDS encoding outer membrane lipoprotein carrier protein LolA, which translates to MNSFETIRANVTINGTLSGVLSYKRPNQMHIKLSDGRVISANGRVLWIYSPASAVAGKQDLKGTGGGISSLLSGYEDVLSTGKVFRLKSSTKAYEEIIVSVGPNNILKAIRLKPQGKTDYTDISFSAVQTNVGLASNLFNFHPPANAQIVENPFNQRQ; encoded by the coding sequence ATGAATAGTTTTGAAACTATTCGCGCCAATGTTACAATCAATGGGACTTTATCGGGTGTCTTATCCTATAAGAGACCAAACCAGATGCACATCAAATTATCGGATGGCAGGGTTATCTCAGCCAATGGAAGAGTCTTATGGATATATTCTCCGGCGAGTGCTGTTGCAGGAAAACAAGATTTAAAAGGAACAGGTGGAGGAATATCGAGTTTGTTGTCCGGGTATGAGGATGTTCTTAGTACTGGAAAAGTATTTAGACTGAAATCTTCAACAAAAGCCTATGAAGAAATAATTGTTAGTGTAGGACCAAACAATATTCTTAAAGCAATTCGACTAAAACCACAAGGAAAAACGGATTATACCGATATAAGTTTTAGTGCAGTACAAACAAATGTTGGTTTAGCTTCAAACTTATTCAATTTCCATCCTCCTGCAAATGCGCAGATCGTGGAAAACCCGTTTAATCAGAGGCAATAG
- a CDS encoding electron transfer flavoprotein subunit alpha/FixB family protein produces the protein MGNVLVVGEIKDGNLKKISKELASSGKRIAESISGQVEVLLIGDGAEKFSSELGAVGADKVITAKAGEFSAEGYANIVSSVVSERKPSVVLMPHTSYGKDYSPRVAIKTGSGIVADVVGLTVEGGKVIGKKPIYSGKAYANIKVNSEIQMFTVRPNSQEVVQKSGSGATEASNAGYGDVKVKNISSELSGGSKVQLAEASIVVSGGRGMKGPENFPMLQQLCDILGAALGASRAAVDAGWISHTHQVGQTGKTVSPNCYIACGISGSIQHMAGMGSSKYIVAINKDPDAPIFKVSTYGVVADLFDVVPALITEFKSALG, from the coding sequence ATGGGAAATGTATTAGTAGTCGGAGAAATTAAAGACGGCAATTTGAAAAAAATTTCTAAGGAGCTTGCTTCTTCAGGAAAACGTATAGCAGAATCTATAAGTGGACAAGTTGAGGTTTTATTAATCGGTGATGGAGCCGAGAAATTTTCATCAGAGCTTGGTGCTGTGGGTGCTGACAAAGTAATTACAGCAAAAGCAGGAGAATTTTCGGCAGAAGGTTACGCAAATATAGTTAGTTCAGTGGTTAGCGAAAGAAAGCCGTCTGTAGTGTTAATGCCACATACCAGTTATGGAAAAGACTATTCACCAAGAGTTGCTATCAAAACAGGGTCAGGAATTGTCGCTGACGTAGTTGGTCTTACTGTAGAAGGCGGAAAAGTAATAGGAAAAAAACCGATCTATTCTGGGAAGGCTTATGCAAATATTAAAGTAAACTCTGAAATTCAGATGTTTACTGTGAGACCAAATTCACAGGAAGTAGTCCAAAAGTCCGGTTCTGGTGCAACTGAGGCTTCAAACGCTGGCTATGGAGATGTAAAAGTAAAGAATATTAGCTCTGAATTAAGCGGTGGAAGTAAAGTTCAATTAGCAGAAGCATCAATTGTAGTGTCGGGTGGTCGTGGGATGAAGGGACCTGAAAATTTTCCTATGCTTCAACAGCTTTGCGATATATTAGGTGCGGCGCTTGGTGCTTCTCGTGCTGCGGTAGATGCAGGCTGGATTTCTCATACCCATCAAGTAGGGCAAACTGGAAAAACAGTATCTCCAAATTGTTACATTGCTTGTGGAATTTCTGGTTCCATTCAACACATGGCTGGTATGGGCTCTTCCAAGTATATTGTAGCGATAAACAAAGATCCGGACGCTCCAATCTTCAAAGTTTCTACTTATGGAGTTGTTGCGGACTTATTTGATGTAGTACCGGCTTTAATAACTGAGTTCAAATCAGCCCTCGGCTAA
- a CDS encoding electron transfer flavoprotein subunit beta/FixA family protein — protein MKVIVLVKQVPDTETSIKLGDKSINESGIKWIISPYDEFAIEEGIKIREKSGGEVIAVSVGPDRTQEVLRTAYAMGVDKAVHIKADTYNTFDSIYTSELIANFVKSENADIIIGGRQSIDSDSSQVVVQVAERLGVPHIILALKLEFDGNKVKATREVEGGTAVVETVTPVVVTAQKGLNEPRYPSLKGILSAKKKPIDVKQAADFGSGASKIEVVSLEPPPPRIPGRKLEAGDATGFAQQLVKALREEAKVI, from the coding sequence ATGAAAGTTATAGTTTTGGTAAAACAGGTACCTGACACAGAGACAAGTATAAAACTTGGTGACAAATCTATCAATGAATCAGGGATCAAGTGGATAATATCACCTTACGATGAGTTTGCAATCGAAGAAGGAATCAAGATTCGTGAAAAGAGTGGGGGAGAGGTAATTGCTGTTTCTGTGGGTCCGGATAGAACCCAGGAAGTATTAAGAACTGCTTATGCTATGGGCGTTGATAAAGCTGTGCATATCAAAGCAGATACTTACAACACATTTGATTCTATATATACTTCTGAGCTAATTGCAAATTTTGTAAAATCAGAAAATGCTGATATAATTATTGGTGGAAGACAATCAATCGACTCGGATAGTTCACAGGTAGTAGTTCAGGTTGCAGAAAGACTCGGAGTTCCACACATTATCTTAGCATTAAAATTAGAATTTGACGGAAACAAAGTAAAAGCAACAAGAGAAGTAGAGGGTGGAACAGCAGTAGTTGAAACTGTTACTCCAGTTGTTGTAACTGCACAAAAAGGTTTGAATGAACCTCGTTATCCTTCTTTAAAAGGAATTTTATCTGCAAAGAAAAAACCTATTGATGTTAAACAAGCGGCTGATTTTGGATCGGGTGCAAGTAAAATTGAGGTAGTGTCTCTTGAGCCACCTCCTCCAAGGATTCCAGGCAGAAAATTAGAAGCCGGGGACGCTACAGGTTTTGCGCAACAGTTAGTGAAGGCGCTTAGAGAAGAAGCAAAAGTTATCTGA
- a CDS encoding DUF1564 family protein, which produces MNPEKFERTQSSLLIPEKYMDEFTSRTETISREDYLHELLERYRNVLLWRTFEKLDCVKTVYQEEGQNLQKKNFRPENADWIELGEFAQWLGISRTALFTLLLLLDIAGWDIIIPAKFYDFGVPPKVSSIAVGIYLSKRKTIRYNRLIRHKKWRKTERSKKTY; this is translated from the coding sequence ATGAATCCAGAAAAATTTGAGCGAACCCAATCGAGTCTGCTTATTCCAGAGAAGTATATGGATGAGTTTACCTCGAGGACTGAAACTATTTCGAGAGAAGATTACTTGCACGAATTGTTGGAGAGATACAGGAATGTGTTACTTTGGCGGACTTTTGAAAAGTTGGATTGTGTGAAGACGGTGTATCAGGAAGAAGGGCAAAACTTGCAGAAGAAGAACTTTCGTCCGGAGAATGCAGATTGGATTGAGCTTGGTGAGTTTGCTCAATGGCTTGGTATTTCCCGAACGGCTCTTTTTACTCTTCTTTTGTTGCTTGACATTGCCGGATGGGACATAATCATCCCTGCCAAGTTCTATGACTTTGGAGTTCCACCCAAGGTCAGTTCTATTGCGGTAGGAATTTACCTCTCCAAGAGAAAAACTATACGATACAATAGGCTGATACGACATAAGAAGTGGCGAAAAACCGAAAGAAGCAAAAAAACATACTAA